GCAATCACCACGTGAAGAATTTCCTTGAAGGTGTGCGCACACGACAGTCAACGGTGTCATCGATTGACGAAGCCGTGCAGGGCGATACGGTCTGCCAGATAAGCGATATTGCCATTCGGTTGAAACGTCCGTTGCGGTGGGATTACGCGAAAGAGCAATTCCTTGATGACAAGGAGGCGAATGGCCGCCTCACGCGGGCCATGCGTGAACCGTGGCATTTATAGGCGCGGTAGAGTGCGCAGTGTAGGATCCGGCGGAAAACAAGTCCCTGTTTTCCTCCGCTTTTGACTATTGCTTGGATCTTCCAGATAGTTGCCCCAATTACGATTCGCCACACTAGCCCGGATTTCTCACGAACACACTTGAACCTCTCTCGTGACCAGTGTGTTCGCGAGAAATCCTTATGGCATAACCTCAAAGTTTTGCACGTGAGCAATTTGCGCCGGCGCTCAATCGCGCCTGTGCAACTTGCGGACTAGCGGGTGCCATTTGTTTCACGTATTCCACGGCGGCTATTATTCGCCGGTGCTGCACCCAATCTCTGTTCCCATTTCACGTCAAGGAGACATAGCGATGAAGAGGCTTGTCATTTCCGGCAGTGTGCTTGCCCTGATAGTCACGACTACGTTTGTCGGTGCAGTACACGGGGCTGAAAAATCGCCTTGGATCGAGTTGTTCGATGGCACTTCGTTGAACGGATGGCACATCAGTCAGACAAATGGTCACGGAAACACGACTGGCTGGACAGTGGTTGACGGCTCGATTGATGGTACGCAGGACAAGAAGGGCAACGGTGGAATCCTTCTCACCGATCGGGAGTTCGGGGACTTTGTTCTTGAGCTGGAGCTGAATCCAGATTGGGGTTTGGACAGTGGTCTTTTCTTGCGTAGCACCGAGTCTGGGCAGTGTTACCAGATGATGGTTGATTACTACGAAGGTGGGAATGTGGGCGGTATCTACGGCGAAGGAATCGGAGGCTTCCATTTCCCTGCAAGCACCTATGACAAGCACTACAAGAAAGGCGAGTGGAACAAAGTCGTTATCGTGTGCACGGGCAATCCGCCTGCCATTGACGTTTGGCTGAATGGAGAGCACATCACCAGCTACCAAGGCGATAGTCCGGACCTGCTTCCAGCCAAGGGCCGCATCGCGCTTCAGGTTCACGCTGGAGACGGTTTCTTCGGAAAGCACACGCGCTTCAGAAACATCCGAATTCGCCCGCTGGACTAGGCTGCATGAAGTCGTGAAGCAGGAATGTCGAAAACCAGAGG
The Candidatus Hydrogenedentota bacterium DNA segment above includes these coding regions:
- a CDS encoding DUF1080 domain-containing protein, whose product is MKRLVISGSVLALIVTTTFVGAVHGAEKSPWIELFDGTSLNGWHISQTNGHGNTTGWTVVDGSIDGTQDKKGNGGILLTDREFGDFVLELELNPDWGLDSGLFLRSTESGQCYQMMVDYYEGGNVGGIYGEGIGGFHFPASTYDKHYKKGEWNKVVIVCTGNPPAIDVWLNGEHITSYQGDSPDLLPAKGRIALQVHAGDGFFGKHTRFRNIRIRPLD